In a single window of the Coprothermobacter proteolyticus DSM 5265 genome:
- the gatB gene encoding Asp-tRNA(Asn)/Glu-tRNA(Gln) amidotransferase subunit GatB, with product MNFKFVAGLEIHVQLNTKTKMFCSCPTEGPDIPNTRVCPVCLGYPGTLPVLNREAVVMAIALGKALHGHINNISRFHRKNYFYPDLPKGYQITQGDVPIIENAYLELSTGKKIPIKRIHLEEDAAKSVHVSSTGRLSGAEETLLDFNRSGIPLIEIVTDPVFESPEEAALFVEELQATLRYLGISNAQMELGQLRCDVNVSVELDGKEGTRVEIKNLNSIRAIRQALSYEYNRHVDAYKRGEIIPQETLAFDEKTNQTPPMRTKQTSEDYRYFPEPDLPPLVLTSDLFEEADKYSGSFLEAYKNALQWIGKESEARTLALNKDQYLMYATFAKEGFDTKLLTRIITIDLPNILSEVGKGWNEINQSYISAILNLQQRGEITAAVAKDLLWQAARDIDPIKYAQEHQLLGKKDLDLEQVISEVLEQNPDAVEKYKKGNVNVVSFLLGQVMKKTKGTADPGETRKLLEERLTKLSE from the coding sequence ATGAATTTCAAGTTCGTAGCAGGGTTGGAAATACACGTTCAGCTTAATACAAAAACAAAAATGTTCTGCAGTTGCCCTACCGAGGGACCAGACATTCCTAATACCCGTGTATGTCCCGTATGCCTTGGATATCCAGGAACCCTACCTGTGCTAAACCGTGAAGCCGTTGTCATGGCAATTGCCTTGGGCAAAGCCCTCCACGGCCACATTAATAATATTTCTCGCTTTCACAGAAAAAACTATTTTTACCCCGATTTACCCAAGGGGTATCAAATAACACAAGGTGACGTACCCATCATAGAAAACGCCTATCTTGAGCTCTCCACAGGTAAAAAAATCCCCATAAAACGCATTCACCTTGAGGAAGATGCCGCTAAGAGTGTGCATGTGAGCAGCACCGGTAGGCTTTCAGGTGCAGAGGAGACTTTGCTTGACTTCAATCGCTCTGGCATACCGCTTATTGAAATAGTCACAGACCCGGTTTTCGAATCCCCTGAAGAAGCAGCCCTTTTTGTGGAAGAACTGCAAGCCACCTTGAGGTATCTGGGCATAAGCAACGCCCAGATGGAGCTGGGTCAACTACGGTGCGACGTGAATGTGTCTGTGGAACTGGACGGAAAGGAAGGCACTCGGGTAGAAATTAAGAACCTTAACAGCATCAGAGCCATCAGGCAGGCACTAAGCTATGAGTACAATCGGCATGTGGATGCCTACAAAAGAGGAGAGATCATACCACAGGAAACCCTGGCTTTCGACGAAAAGACAAATCAAACTCCTCCTATGCGTACCAAACAAACCTCAGAAGACTACAGGTATTTCCCTGAACCAGACTTGCCACCACTGGTGCTCACCAGTGATCTTTTTGAAGAAGCAGACAAGTACTCGGGTAGCTTCTTAGAAGCTTACAAGAATGCTTTGCAGTGGATAGGAAAAGAAAGTGAAGCGCGCACGTTGGCATTAAACAAAGACCAGTACCTAATGTATGCGACATTTGCAAAAGAGGGCTTTGATACAAAACTACTAACGCGGATAATCACCATTGACTTGCCCAACATATTGAGTGAAGTTGGCAAAGGCTGGAATGAAATAAACCAGAGTTACATAAGTGCCATTCTAAATCTGCAGCAAAGAGGAGAAATCACAGCAGCCGTAGCCAAGGACCTTCTCTGGCAAGCTGCCCGCGACATCGACCCGATAAAGTACGCTCAGGAGCATCAGCTCTTGGGCAAGAAAGACCTAGACTTAGAACAAGTAATTTCCGAAGTGCTAGAGCAAAATCCTGACGCCGTAGAAAAGTACAAGAAAGGAAATGTGAACGTGGTCAGTTTTCTCCTAGGGCAGGTTATGAAGAAAACTAAAGGCACAGCCGATCCTGGTGAAACAAGGAAACTCCTTGAAGAACGCTTAACAAAGCTTAGTGAATAA
- the gatA gene encoding Asp-tRNA(Asn)/Glu-tRNA(Gln) amidotransferase subunit GatA, producing the protein MNIKEVFTKRQNGEITFKGLMQKTIEKLEQDKELHAFLYLKHPSELIREAEEADKAWEKGVRRPLQGIPVAVKDNICVSSMPCTCASKVLQDFVAPYDATVVKKLKESGAIIVGKTNLDEFAMGSSSENSAFGPTKNPLDLSRSPGGSSGGSAAAVAADMCMVALGSDTGGSVRQPAAFTGIIGFKPSYGAISRYGLVAFASSLDQIGILAKTPEDVLLTSFVLFGKDHLDSTTTDVFMDFSPKASEVRRIGLVKEIDISAVDPQVKEGYELFVKQLSKDFDVVEVSIPHWEEALAAYYFIAPAEASSNLARYDGVRYGTMVEEETYWDTVRETRNLLGEEVKRRILLGSFALSAGFKDALYEKANYLRRWLVLEFAQAFKDVDFLLTPTTPTLPFKLGEVKDPLQLYKADLFTTPANLAYLPAVSVPFKATGEPLPVGLQFIAPFGQDYKLLSFIRELGVKSI; encoded by the coding sequence ATGAACATAAAAGAAGTTTTCACCAAAAGACAAAACGGCGAGATTACTTTTAAAGGCTTAATGCAGAAAACCATCGAAAAACTGGAACAAGACAAAGAACTACATGCTTTCCTTTATTTGAAGCACCCTTCCGAGCTTATACGAGAGGCTGAGGAGGCAGACAAGGCTTGGGAAAAAGGGGTTAGAAGACCCCTGCAGGGTATACCGGTAGCAGTAAAGGATAATATTTGCGTAAGCAGCATGCCATGCACGTGTGCGAGCAAAGTTCTTCAAGATTTTGTAGCCCCCTATGATGCGACGGTGGTCAAGAAATTAAAAGAATCTGGAGCCATCATTGTAGGTAAAACTAACCTAGATGAGTTTGCCATGGGCAGCTCAAGCGAAAACTCGGCTTTTGGACCTACCAAAAACCCCTTAGATCTTTCAAGGTCGCCTGGCGGTTCTTCTGGCGGTTCTGCAGCAGCAGTAGCAGCGGACATGTGCATGGTGGCTTTGGGGTCTGACACTGGCGGCTCAGTAAGACAGCCTGCTGCTTTCACCGGTATTATTGGATTCAAGCCCAGTTACGGTGCCATCTCCAGGTACGGTTTAGTTGCCTTTGCATCATCATTGGATCAAATAGGTATACTGGCAAAAACCCCTGAAGATGTCCTTCTTACCTCTTTTGTCCTCTTTGGGAAAGACCACTTGGACAGCACAACCACAGATGTTTTCATGGACTTTTCTCCCAAGGCAAGCGAGGTAAGGCGGATCGGCTTAGTAAAGGAAATTGATATTAGTGCAGTGGACCCACAGGTCAAAGAAGGTTATGAATTATTCGTGAAACAACTCTCTAAGGACTTTGACGTGGTGGAGGTCTCTATTCCGCATTGGGAAGAAGCTCTTGCTGCTTATTACTTCATTGCACCTGCTGAAGCTTCCTCCAATCTTGCCCGCTATGACGGTGTAAGGTATGGAACCATGGTGGAAGAAGAAACTTACTGGGACACAGTAAGGGAAACACGTAATCTACTAGGAGAAGAAGTAAAACGCCGCATACTACTGGGTTCTTTTGCCTTGTCAGCAGGTTTTAAGGACGCACTTTATGAAAAGGCAAATTACCTACGGCGCTGGCTTGTATTGGAATTCGCGCAAGCATTCAAAGACGTGGACTTTCTACTTACTCCAACCACCCCCACTCTGCCTTTCAAGTTGGGTGAAGTAAAAGATCCATTACAACTATACAAAGCAGACCTCTTTACCACGCCAGCAAACTTGGCTTACTTACCTGCAGTTAGTGTACCATTTAAAGCTACAGGCGAACCCTTACCAGTGGGCTTGCAGTTTATTGCGCCCTTCGGACAAGACTACAAACTTCTTAGTTTTATAAGAGAGCTGGGGGTGAAAAGCATATGA
- a CDS encoding Asp-tRNA(Asn)/Glu-tRNA(Gln) amidotransferase subunit GatC, protein MFNISPETLKHLEELAQLELPLGLEEKMLQDLNHILSTFEVISVVEKPPESGVEQSAFLRADQPLPYTDASRLFDPSRLKNGFLRVKPVLEDKEEEG, encoded by the coding sequence GTGTTTAACATATCCCCCGAAACGCTGAAGCATTTGGAAGAGCTCGCCCAACTGGAGCTACCTCTGGGCTTGGAGGAAAAAATGCTTCAGGACTTGAACCACATACTGAGTACCTTTGAAGTGATAAGCGTGGTTGAGAAACCGCCCGAAAGCGGCGTGGAACAATCAGCTTTCTTAAGAGCTGACCAGCCACTGCCTTATACTGATGCATCCAGGTTGTTTGACCCAAGCAGGCTCAAGAACGGCTTTCTCAGAGTAAAACCTGTGCTCGAAGATAAAGAAGAAGAGGGTTAA